From Heliomicrobium modesticaldum Ice1, a single genomic window includes:
- a CDS encoding site-specific DNA-methyltransferase, protein MNTTERFEKVNTDKLVPYARNARTHSKEQILQLRASLREFGFVNPVIVDKDLNIIAGHGRVLAAKEEGIAEVPCVFAEHLTEAQKRAYIIADNRLALNAGWDAEMLSVELSDLQGADFDISLLGFDDAELNKLMGNIEDIKDDDFDVEGELQKPAVTKPGDLWLLGRHRLVCGDSTKPETFSLLMDGKLANLVVTDPPYNVNYEGKAGKIKNDNMADDKFYRFLLDAFTLTEKAMAKEASIYIFHADTEGLNFRRAFSDAGFYLSGTCIWKKQSLVLGRSPYQWQHEPILFGWKKAGKHAWYSDRKQSTVWEFDKPKKNADHPTMKPVPLIAYPILNSSMTGCIVLDPFGGSGSTLIACEQTDRICHTVELDEKFCDVIVKRYIEQAGTDNVILIRGGAKIPYSEVTADG, encoded by the coding sequence ATGAATACAACCGAGCGTTTTGAAAAAGTGAATACAGACAAACTGGTGCCGTATGCCCGCAACGCTCGTACCCATAGTAAGGAACAGATACTCCAGCTTCGGGCGAGCCTTCGCGAGTTCGGTTTTGTCAATCCGGTCATCGTGGATAAAGACCTGAACATTATTGCCGGACACGGCCGCGTCCTCGCCGCTAAGGAGGAAGGCATTGCGGAGGTTCCCTGCGTGTTCGCAGAACACCTGACCGAAGCCCAGAAAAGAGCCTACATTATCGCAGACAACCGCCTTGCGCTGAATGCAGGCTGGGATGCTGAGATGCTTTCGGTGGAGCTCTCTGACCTGCAGGGAGCGGACTTCGATATTTCGCTCCTTGGCTTCGATGATGCCGAACTGAATAAGCTGATGGGCAACATCGAAGATATTAAAGACGATGACTTTGACGTGGAGGGCGAACTGCAAAAGCCCGCCGTCACAAAACCGGGCGACCTGTGGCTGCTGGGGCGTCACCGCCTTGTCTGCGGCGACAGCACCAAACCGGAGACCTTCTCCCTGCTCATGGACGGAAAACTCGCCAACCTCGTGGTCACAGACCCTCCGTATAACGTCAATTACGAGGGAAAGGCGGGAAAAATTAAGAACGACAACATGGCGGATGACAAGTTTTACCGGTTCCTGCTGGACGCTTTCACATTGACCGAAAAGGCGATGGCGAAGGAAGCGTCCATCTATATATTCCATGCGGACACCGAGGGCCTGAACTTCCGCAGGGCATTTTCCGACGCCGGGTTTTATCTGTCGGGGACGTGCATCTGGAAGAAGCAATCGCTGGTATTGGGCCGGTCGCCCTACCAGTGGCAGCATGAACCCATTCTCTTCGGCTGGAAGAAAGCGGGCAAGCATGCCTGGTACTCCGACCGCAAGCAGTCCACCGTCTGGGAATTCGACAAGCCGAAGAAGAACGCCGACCACCCCACGATGAAGCCTGTGCCGCTTATTGCCTACCCGATCCTCAACTCCAGTATGACAGGCTGTATTGTCCTCGACCCCTTCGGAGGTTCGGGCAGCACCCTCATCGCCTGCGAGCAGACCGACCGAATTTGCCACACGGTCGAACTGGATGAGAAATTCTGCGATGTTATCGTGAAGCGGTACATCGAACAGGCAGGTACAGATAATGTAATCCTTATACGGGGTGGTGCAAAGATTCCCTACAGTGAGGTGACTGCTGATGGATAG
- a CDS encoding DNA cytosine methyltransferase, with protein sequence MDRQLTLGSLFDGSGGFPLGAVLNGITPVWASEIEPFPIRVTTRRLPQMKHYGDISCINGTEIEPVDIISFGSPCTDMSVAGKRAGLKGPQSVLFYEAIRIIKEMRCATNGRYPRFILWENVPGAFSSNKGRDFKAVLDSIVQIAEPEAQVPAPDKNGWPYADILVGDGWSVAYRTVDAQYFGVAQRRKRIYLVADFGSERAGEVLFEPEGVSRDFTPGFPTGQRTSVNFKDCPGEPIRVLNDQGGSCMSVTEGLTATLRAEEHGHQPIVFEPGAVSRIGGHLDEGMAGTLRADMGDNQLAVAIPINTQVATRHISLGESTGFGVGEDGDPAYTLQANHSHAVVVENHPADCRVTLDKSGKVQTLTSRMGTGGNNVPLTLKIRSGCEGGGKGALIQDDMSATLSCNNDQTVFVPKVFGICSKDSNAMKSANPRSGIYEADTSRTLNANGGNPSCNQGGMAIVAFTQNQREEVRDLDNRAGAIAAEPGIHRQTYVLQGSMIGREEKNGPQGDGVNKDVSFTLNTCDKHAVAYAMTTGGFTEVHEEKASTLMARDYKDVQIVNRPLYIVRRLTPTECARLQGFPDWWCSGLETPEPTDGEIEWWADVFETYRRIMGTSSKPKSRKQIVKWLQNPHSDSAEYKMWGNGVALPCVCFVLCGIVSLAQKEPG encoded by the coding sequence ATGGATAGACAGCTTACCCTCGGCTCGCTCTTCGACGGCTCCGGCGGCTTTCCGCTCGGAGCCGTTTTAAATGGGATAACCCCGGTCTGGGCTTCGGAAATAGAGCCGTTCCCCATCCGTGTGACCACCAGGCGGCTGCCGCAGATGAAGCACTACGGCGACATCTCCTGTATAAACGGAACGGAAATCGAACCAGTGGACATTATATCCTTTGGCTCGCCCTGCACCGATATGTCGGTCGCGGGCAAGAGAGCCGGCCTTAAAGGCCCACAATCCGTTCTATTTTACGAGGCAATCAGGATCATTAAAGAAATGAGGTGCGCTACAAATGGGCGGTACCCAAGATTTATCCTGTGGGAGAACGTGCCCGGCGCGTTTTCCTCAAACAAAGGACGCGACTTCAAGGCCGTCCTCGACTCAATCGTACAAATCGCCGAGCCGGAAGCCCAGGTGCCTGCGCCTGACAAAAACGGCTGGCCTTACGCCGACATTCTCGTGGGCGACGGATGGAGCGTTGCTTACAGGACTGTTGACGCGCAATATTTCGGGGTCGCCCAACGGCGCAAAAGAATCTACCTTGTCGCTGATTTTGGAAGCGAACGCGCCGGAGAGGTTCTATTTGAGCCCGAAGGCGTGTCAAGGGATTTTACGCCGGGCTTCCCTACGGGGCAAAGAACTTCCGTCAATTTTAAGGACTGCCCTGGAGAGCCAATCCGCGTCTTAAACGACCAAGGCGGCTCTTGCATGTCGGTCACGGAAGGACTGACCGCCACGCTCCGTGCAGAAGAACACGGGCATCAGCCCATTGTGTTTGAACCGGGCGCCGTTTCAAGGATTGGCGGCCACTTGGACGAGGGCATGGCGGGAACGCTGCGCGCCGATATGGGCGACAACCAGTTGGCTGTCGCCATCCCTATAAACACACAGGTTGCTACAAGGCATATCTCCCTTGGCGAAAGCACGGGATTCGGAGTGGGAGAAGACGGTGACCCCGCATACACGTTGCAAGCCAACCACTCCCATGCCGTGGTAGTTGAAAATCACCCTGCGGATTGCAGAGTTACGCTGGACAAAAGCGGCAAGGTACAGACCCTTACTTCCCGCATGGGGACAGGGGGCAACAACGTACCTCTGACCCTGAAGATACGTTCCGGCTGCGAAGGCGGCGGCAAGGGCGCACTGATTCAGGATGATATGTCCGCAACCCTGTCCTGCAACAACGACCAGACGGTGTTCGTACCGAAGGTATTTGGGATTTGTTCCAAGGACAGTAACGCCATGAAGTCTGCTAACCCACGCAGCGGAATTTATGAAGCCGATACCTCCCGAACACTGAATGCCAACGGCGGCAACCCCTCCTGCAACCAGGGAGGCATGGCTATTGTGGCATTCACCCAGAACCAACGGGAGGAAGTCCGGGATTTGGATAACCGTGCCGGAGCAATCGCCGCTGAACCGGGCATCCACCGGCAGACTTACGTACTCCAAGGAAGCATGATCGGGCGTGAGGAAAAGAATGGCCCGCAAGGTGATGGAGTAAATAAAGATGTGTCCTTTACCCTCAACACCTGTGATAAACATGCTGTGGCTTATGCCATGACCACTGGCGGCTTCACCGAGGTGCATGAGGAAAAGGCATCCACCCTCATGGCCCGGGACTATAAGGACGTGCAAATCGTAAACCGCCCGCTGTATATCGTCCGCAGGCTCACGCCAACCGAATGCGCAAGGCTTCAAGGCTTCCCTGATTGGTGGTGTAGCGGACTGGAAACACCGGAGCCGACCGATGGGGAAATCGAATGGTGGGCTGACGTGTTCGAGACATACCGCAGAATCATGGGTACATCCTCAAAGCCCAAAAGCCGGAAGCAGATTGTGAAATGGCTTCAGAACCCGCACAGCGACAGTGCGGAATATAAGATGTGGGGCAACGGCGTGGCCCTCCCGTGCGTATGCTTCGTCCTTTGCGGCATTGTGTCATTGGCGCAAAAAGAGCCGGGGTAA
- a CDS encoding DUF4314 domain-containing protein has product MNKFPSKETVERLRKQYPAGTRVELVRMSDRYSKLRPGDKGTVDFVDDTGTIFCSWDNGSTLGVVFGEDAVKKL; this is encoded by the coding sequence ATGAATAAATTTCCTTCAAAGGAGACCGTGGAGAGGCTCCGAAAACAATACCCGGCGGGAACTCGTGTGGAGTTGGTGCGGATGAGTGACCGGTACTCTAAATTGAGGCCTGGAGACAAAGGAACCGTGGACTTCGTGGATGACACGGGTACGATATTCTGCTCCTGGGACAACGGCTCCACCCTTGGCGTGGTATTCGGCGAGGATGCCGTGAAAAAGCTGTAA
- a CDS encoding IS1182-like element ISHmo2 family transposase gives MFRFDVDPQVSFYDFAALWDQLVPADSVFRLFRELAPLLIQPEDFTGLYCLDNGRPSHAARQMTMACMLQEMLGETDRGMEAQTRVNIEVKFALGMALDEPGIDHANFGVHRQRLIQKELDKVYLDRFIRLMYYLGVLTGKEPWITDTTHVIAPISAPTTIELIRQAMRLLVRLLAKQYSVPWHAIPHAPRAVRYLETVTEVKEHNLDDKAKMERLVEVVSEADELLAYVESSEASWKKKPDVIHYALLLCRILRERIIRKDDGTLEIAPGGSVKDMIVSAVDSEARFGCKGKTKWRGYKMAIVEVGNSGFIAAAEAMKANDYDGSSLVPLADQLPTDCVENPTIIGDTHYGAGDDRVTLKEKGIDVVAPLSPKTKCDILAGEGFQVSEDQTQLICPRGKVITTYSEVADGKNFVLRAKDHDCKHCPRYTTCFKEKKHRRTIFIHNAYGVMLEAAKHSQTKIYKEQMRLRSRIEAKQNELVNRYGLRRVRRIGKRNLAYAARLSALAANFQKLNRLRNDKNATMVLEVSALRGVAFKKAA, from the coding sequence TTGTTTCGATTCGATGTGGACCCCCAAGTTAGCTTTTACGACTTTGCAGCCCTCTGGGACCAACTTGTGCCTGCCGATTCCGTCTTTCGCCTGTTTCGTGAATTGGCGCCCCTATTAATACAACCGGAGGATTTTACAGGTCTCTATTGCCTTGACAACGGACGTCCCAGTCATGCGGCCCGGCAGATGACGATGGCCTGCATGTTACAGGAAATGCTGGGCGAAACAGACCGGGGGATGGAAGCACAGACACGTGTGAACATCGAGGTCAAGTTTGCGTTAGGAATGGCCCTCGATGAACCGGGCATTGATCACGCCAATTTTGGCGTCCACCGGCAACGGCTCATCCAAAAGGAACTTGATAAGGTCTATCTCGATCGCTTTATCCGGTTGATGTACTACCTGGGCGTTTTGACAGGGAAAGAACCTTGGATAACGGACACGACCCATGTCATAGCTCCCATCAGTGCCCCCACGACCATCGAACTGATCCGCCAAGCCATGCGCCTGTTGGTGCGTCTTTTGGCGAAGCAATACAGTGTTCCATGGCATGCAATCCCCCATGCCCCTCGGGCGGTACGTTACCTGGAAACAGTGACGGAAGTGAAAGAGCATAACCTGGACGATAAGGCCAAAATGGAACGGCTTGTTGAAGTGGTCAGCGAGGCTGACGAACTGCTGGCCTACGTGGAGTCATCGGAGGCTTCGTGGAAGAAGAAGCCCGATGTCATTCATTACGCCCTTTTGCTTTGCCGTATCCTCCGTGAACGAATCATTCGGAAAGATGATGGAACTCTTGAGATAGCCCCCGGCGGTTCTGTCAAAGATATGATAGTTTCGGCTGTAGACAGCGAAGCCCGTTTCGGTTGTAAGGGCAAGACGAAATGGCGCGGGTATAAGATGGCCATCGTCGAAGTCGGAAATTCCGGATTTATCGCCGCCGCCGAGGCCATGAAAGCCAACGACTATGACGGCTCCAGTCTGGTGCCGTTAGCGGATCAGCTTCCCACCGATTGTGTAGAAAACCCGACGATCATTGGAGATACCCACTATGGTGCGGGCGATGACCGTGTCACCCTCAAGGAAAAAGGCATTGACGTAGTGGCGCCACTTTCACCAAAGACAAAATGTGATATCCTCGCGGGCGAGGGATTTCAAGTTTCCGAAGACCAAACACAACTGATCTGCCCGAGAGGAAAAGTCATCACCACCTATTCGGAAGTGGCAGATGGGAAGAACTTCGTGCTTCGCGCCAAGGACCATGATTGCAAGCACTGCCCTCGTTACACGACCTGTTTTAAAGAAAAGAAACATCGGCGCACGATTTTTATTCACAACGCCTATGGTGTCATGCTCGAGGCGGCAAAGCACTCCCAAACGAAAATCTATAAGGAACAGATGCGTCTTCGCAGCCGCATCGAAGCCAAGCAAAATGAACTGGTCAACCGTTACGGACTGCGCCGGGTTCGCCGTATCGGAAAACGAAATCTGGCTTATGCCGCCCGGCTCAGCGCGTTAGCGGCGAACTTTCAAAAACTCAACCGTCTACGAAATGATAAGAATGCAACCATGGTGTTGGAGGTGAGCGCCTTACGCGGTGTTGCTTTCAAAAAAGCCGCATAA
- a CDS encoding site-specific integrase — MKPSDFAYALTKYLSAYLPGQCNASENTVRAYRDTFKLLLRFADTQRGICPERLTLADVDKSFVEGFLSWLETVQGNAVSTRNHRLAGIHAFFRYLQSEKPDMMLQCQQVLSIPVKRTVKPTVNYLTVDAVKTILAMPDTSTVYGMRDLALLGLLYDTGARVSELIELRPKDLRLAAPPVVTLFGKGRKSRQCPLSSEMTGHLVKYLSAWGLDAPAKSDHPLFVGHNAEKLTRAGVAYILSKYASAAREKDASIIPTIVSPHMLRHSKAMHLLQAGVNLVYIRDWLGHASVKTTEIYARADSEMKRAALQKAASTVMPQHSRQSSWSEDVELMKWLSSLGK; from the coding sequence ATGAAACCTTCGGATTTCGCTTACGCGCTGACGAAATATTTATCCGCTTATCTTCCCGGACAATGCAATGCCAGCGAAAACACTGTCCGCGCGTACAGGGATACGTTTAAGCTCCTGCTGCGCTTTGCGGATACGCAGCGAGGCATTTGTCCGGAACGTCTAACCCTCGCGGATGTTGACAAATCATTTGTTGAGGGCTTCCTGTCATGGCTTGAAACTGTGCAGGGCAACGCTGTGTCCACACGAAATCACCGGCTTGCGGGAATTCACGCCTTTTTCCGGTATTTGCAGAGCGAAAAGCCGGATATGATGCTTCAGTGCCAGCAAGTGCTCAGCATCCCGGTAAAAAGAACAGTGAAGCCAACCGTGAATTATCTGACGGTGGACGCGGTAAAAACCATTCTGGCCATGCCGGATACTTCAACCGTTTACGGAATGCGCGATCTCGCCTTGCTCGGTCTCCTTTATGACACGGGCGCGCGCGTTAGTGAACTCATAGAGTTAAGACCGAAAGATTTGCGTCTGGCCGCGCCGCCGGTTGTGACGCTCTTTGGCAAGGGCCGAAAATCCCGGCAATGCCCGCTCTCCTCAGAAATGACAGGTCATCTCGTGAAGTACTTGTCTGCTTGGGGTTTAGATGCTCCGGCTAAGTCCGATCATCCGCTGTTTGTCGGTCATAATGCCGAAAAACTGACACGAGCCGGTGTCGCGTATATCCTTAGTAAATACGCATCCGCCGCTCGTGAGAAAGATGCAAGCATTATCCCAACCATAGTGTCGCCGCATATGCTCCGGCACAGCAAGGCCATGCACTTGCTCCAAGCCGGGGTGAATCTCGTATATATTCGAGATTGGCTGGGACACGCCAGCGTCAAAACTACGGAAATCTACGCAAGGGCAGACTCCGAAATGAAACGTGCAGCCTTGCAGAAAGCGGCTTCCACAGTTATGCCGCAGCATAGTCGGCAATCATCGTGGTCAGAAGACGTTGAGCTGATGAAGTGGCTAAGTTCTCTCGGTAAGTGA
- a CDS encoding tyrosine-type recombinase/integrase, which yields MKPCKTSLQSPFAAHIEAFISQKRALGYRYGAEEHQLRRFDVFCVEQKITEPTLTKELTEQWIEKRAGEAAKSQHLRCSAIRQFALFLSSCGLAAYVLPVRKNTVSQSYAPYIFSAEELKAIFHAADQMTPCTVSPFIHEVMPMILRLLYGCGLRSAEACHLKKCDVSLDDGVLTILNAKNEKDRLVPMSDSLADRCRAYSERMELLCPDTAYFFPNKYGGCVEPFTIYPWFRRFLFEAGISHHGRGKGPRVHDLRHTFAVHSLRKMAGDGMDLYCALPALSMYLGHENISATEKYLRMTAAVHPEILGQLQCVYGNMLPAADLEVAQ from the coding sequence ATGAAACCATGCAAAACTTCCTTACAAAGCCCGTTTGCGGCGCATATTGAGGCGTTCATCTCGCAAAAGCGAGCATTAGGATACCGCTACGGCGCAGAAGAACATCAGCTTCGGCGGTTTGATGTTTTTTGCGTGGAACAGAAAATTACCGAACCTACGCTGACAAAAGAATTAACGGAACAGTGGATTGAAAAACGAGCCGGGGAAGCAGCCAAAAGCCAGCATCTCCGTTGTTCTGCAATCCGTCAGTTCGCACTGTTTCTTTCGTCATGCGGGCTGGCGGCATATGTTTTACCGGTTCGAAAGAACACGGTGTCCCAGAGTTATGCGCCGTACATCTTCAGCGCAGAGGAATTGAAGGCGATTTTTCATGCTGCCGACCAAATGACGCCTTGCACGGTATCACCGTTTATCCACGAAGTGATGCCGATGATCCTCCGGCTTCTGTACGGCTGCGGTCTGCGGAGCGCCGAGGCATGTCATCTCAAAAAATGTGATGTTTCGCTGGACGACGGTGTGCTGACCATCCTGAACGCAAAGAACGAAAAGGATCGTCTGGTGCCGATGTCCGATTCCCTTGCTGACAGATGCCGCGCGTATTCTGAGCGGATGGAACTCCTGTGCCCGGATACCGCATATTTCTTTCCGAACAAATACGGTGGCTGCGTTGAACCGTTTACGATTTATCCATGGTTTCGCCGGTTCCTCTTTGAAGCAGGTATATCGCACCATGGGCGGGGCAAGGGGCCGCGCGTACACGATCTCCGGCACACGTTCGCCGTTCACAGCCTGCGAAAAATGGCCGGGGACGGCATGGATTTGTATTGTGCGCTTCCGGCGCTGTCCATGTATTTGGGACACGAGAATATTTCCGCGACCGAGAAATATCTTCGCATGACTGCGGCGGTTCACCCCGAAATCCTCGGACAGCTTCAGTGCGTTTACGGCAACATGCTGCCGGCGGCGGATTTGGAGGTGGCACAATGA
- a CDS encoding site-specific integrase — MNQPTPNQSPVQALVNRLESYLVTQNYTVDTLRHYRHVWRQLACYADEKGIVTADAEWMTQFLREHYGISDGNSLTRTQKTYYRAAGMLCDFQRYGYVLRRNHTKREIFPRRYQCIFEAAEKYCAQNRIAERTRRQFSVHLRRFVSFLESRNLRIEAIEAAHMREYFLTLEPLAKTTVAFDLYVLRSVLPLLFADGVASSDLSLLCPSVRVPARAKIPSAYSPEDIQAILDAVDRENPQGKRDYAILLLAARLGLRVGDIRELRFENIRWDEAEIRFIQSKTGNEIVLPLSHELGWALIDYVKNGRPITDSKVIFVRHIAPYDAFGKNNNLNSIISKYFKAANIYVPPGKRHGMHVFRHSLASSMLANGTPLPVVSEALGHSETNTTARYLKIAVEQLRSCALEVSE; from the coding sequence ATGAATCAACCAACCCCGAATCAATCACCGGTTCAAGCACTTGTCAACAGACTTGAATCGTATCTGGTGACACAAAATTACACCGTTGACACCCTACGGCACTATCGGCACGTCTGGCGACAGCTTGCCTGTTACGCCGATGAGAAAGGAATCGTAACTGCTGACGCCGAGTGGATGACGCAGTTTTTGCGCGAACATTACGGCATCAGCGATGGGAACTCGCTTACCAGAACGCAAAAAACCTATTACCGCGCCGCCGGTATGCTCTGCGATTTTCAGCGGTATGGGTATGTATTGCGTCGCAATCATACTAAGCGGGAGATATTCCCCCGGCGATACCAGTGCATATTTGAAGCAGCGGAGAAATATTGCGCACAAAACCGCATAGCAGAGAGAACACGACGGCAGTTTAGCGTACACCTACGCAGATTCGTATCCTTCTTGGAATCACGGAACCTGCGGATAGAAGCGATTGAGGCGGCTCATATGCGCGAGTATTTCCTTACGCTTGAGCCGCTGGCGAAGACCACTGTTGCCTTTGATCTTTATGTATTGCGTTCTGTTCTGCCCCTGCTGTTTGCGGACGGCGTCGCCTCGTCGGACTTGTCATTGCTCTGCCCTTCGGTGCGCGTCCCAGCTAGAGCCAAAATCCCATCAGCATACTCGCCGGAAGATATTCAGGCGATTCTGGATGCCGTGGACAGGGAAAACCCGCAGGGAAAACGCGATTACGCAATCCTGTTGCTTGCCGCCCGGCTTGGATTGCGTGTCGGCGACATCCGCGAACTGCGCTTTGAAAATATTCGCTGGGATGAGGCTGAAATCCGTTTTATTCAAAGCAAAACCGGCAACGAGATTGTCCTTCCGCTTTCCCATGAGCTTGGATGGGCGCTCATTGACTATGTGAAAAACGGACGTCCCATAACCGACAGCAAAGTCATATTTGTGCGCCACATCGCCCCATATGATGCATTCGGGAAAAACAACAATCTTAATAGCATTATTTCCAAGTACTTTAAAGCAGCCAACATCTATGTGCCTCCGGGCAAAAGGCACGGAATGCATGTGTTCCGCCACAGCCTGGCGAGCAGCATGCTGGCAAATGGAACGCCGCTGCCGGTTGTGTCGGAAGCCCTTGGTCACAGCGAGACGAATACCACCGCCAGATATCTTAAAATTGCTGTAGAGCAACTGCGGAGCTGCGCGTTGGAGGTGAGCGAGTGA
- a CDS encoding gamma-glutamylcyclotransferase family protein: protein MNGNKKLYVAYGSNLNLRQMADRCPTAKPVGAGVMKGWRLRFRGAHANAVATVEPFLGGSVPVLVWEITPADEAALDRYEGWPFFYRKETVNVRLGGKTVKAMAYIMNEGRPLGQPSCYYYATILEGYKDAGFDVDILCRATGDSVETDENGHD, encoded by the coding sequence ATGAATGGAAACAAGAAGTTATACGTTGCATACGGTTCAAACCTGAACCTCAGGCAGATGGCGGACAGATGCCCCACGGCAAAACCCGTTGGGGCCGGCGTTATGAAAGGCTGGCGGCTTCGATTCAGGGGCGCGCACGCAAACGCCGTGGCAACCGTGGAGCCATTCCTCGGCGGCAGTGTCCCCGTGCTGGTCTGGGAGATAACCCCCGCCGACGAGGCGGCACTTGACCGATATGAAGGCTGGCCGTTTTTTTACCGCAAGGAAACGGTCAATGTCAGGCTGGGCGGCAAGACCGTAAAGGCGATGGCCTACATCATGAATGAGGGCAGACCGCTGGGCCAGCCAAGCTGCTATTACTACGCCACCATTTTGGAGGGTTACAAGGACGCGGGCTTCGACGTGGATATCCTGTGCCGTGCAACCGGTGATTCGGTGGAGACGGATGAAAACGGCCATGACTGA
- a CDS encoding DUF5049 domain-containing protein produces the protein MKTAMTEKIREQILSIRASGVTNMFDVPRVRHEAYVRGFHELVVYLEEHRAEYCRFILTGETDNS, from the coding sequence ATGAAAACGGCCATGACTGAAAAGATAAGGGAGCAGATCCTCTCCATCCGCGCAAGCGGAGTAACGAACATGTTTGATGTGCCCCGCGTCAGGCATGAGGCGTATGTACGAGGATTCCACGAACTGGTGGTTTACCTCGAAGAACACAGAGCGGAATACTGCCGTTTCATCCTGACGGGCGAAACGGATAACAGCTAA
- a CDS encoding terminase large subunit: MRKLKKYKPTAFMAAGSVYDKAAADYAVAFIEALCHTKGSWAGKPFELIDWQEQIVRDVFGILKPNGYRQFNTAYVEIPKKMGKSELAAAIALLLTCGDNEERAEVYGCAADRQQASIVFEVAADMVRMCPALNRRVKLLSSTKRLIYLPTNSFYQVLSAEAYSKHGFNIHGVVFDELHTQPNRKLFDVMTKGSGDARMQPLYFLITTAGTDTQSICYETHQKAKDILDGRKSDPTFYPVIYGADEADDWTDPKVWKKANPSLGITVSIDKVKAACESAKQNPAEENSFRQLRLNQWVKQAVRWMPMLKWDACAFPVDTESLEGRVCYGGLDLSSTTDITAFVLVFPPVDETDKYTVLPFFWMPEDNIDLRVRRDHVQYDLWERQCYLMTTEGNVVHYGYIEKFIEDLGGKFNIREIAFDRWGAVQMVQNLEGLGFTVVPFGQGFKDMSPPTKELMKLTLEQRIAHGGHPVLRWMMDNIYIKTDPAGNIKPDKEKSTEKIDGAVATIMALDRAIRCGNDNSESVYNERGLLIL; the protein is encoded by the coding sequence ATACGAAAACTGAAGAAATATAAACCGACGGCGTTCATGGCGGCTGGCTCCGTGTACGACAAAGCAGCCGCCGACTACGCTGTGGCGTTTATCGAGGCCCTCTGCCACACCAAAGGCTCGTGGGCTGGGAAACCGTTTGAGCTTATCGACTGGCAGGAGCAGATTGTCCGGGATGTGTTCGGCATCCTGAAACCAAACGGCTACAGGCAGTTTAACACGGCATATGTCGAGATCCCGAAAAAGATGGGCAAGTCGGAACTGGCGGCGGCAATCGCCCTTCTCCTCACCTGCGGCGACAACGAGGAGCGCGCCGAGGTGTACGGATGCGCCGCCGACCGCCAGCAGGCTTCCATCGTATTCGAGGTGGCCGCCGACATGGTGAGGATGTGTCCGGCGCTGAACCGCCGGGTGAAGCTCTTATCTTCCACCAAGCGGCTTATTTATCTTCCGACCAACAGCTTCTACCAGGTTTTGAGCGCGGAAGCATACTCAAAGCACGGCTTCAACATCCACGGCGTGGTTTTCGACGAACTGCACACTCAGCCCAACCGCAAACTGTTCGACGTCATGACGAAAGGCTCCGGCGATGCCCGTATGCAACCGCTGTATTTCCTCATCACCACGGCTGGGACGGACACCCAGAGCATCTGTTACGAAACGCACCAAAAAGCAAAGGACATCTTAGACGGCAGGAAGTCCGACCCAACCTTTTACCCGGTCATTTACGGCGCGGACGAGGCGGACGACTGGACTGACCCCAAGGTATGGAAAAAAGCCAACCCATCCCTCGGCATCACGGTCAGCATTGACAAGGTGAAAGCCGCCTGCGAGAGCGCGAAGCAAAACCCGGCGGAGGAAAACAGCTTCCGGCAGCTTCGCCTCAACCAATGGGTCAAACAGGCGGTGCGCTGGATGCCGATGTTGAAGTGGGATGCCTGCGCGTTCCCTGTCGATACCGAAAGCCTTGAGGGGCGTGTATGCTACGGCGGGCTTGACCTCTCCTCCACTACCGACATCACGGCATTCGTGCTTGTGTTCCCGCCGGTGGATGAAACGGATAAATACACCGTCCTGCCTTTTTTCTGGATGCCGGAAGATAATATAGACCTTCGCGTCCGGCGCGACCATGTGCAGTACGACCTATGGGAGCGGCAGTGTTATCTTATGACCACCGAAGGGAATGTGGTGCATTACGGCTACATCGAGAAGTTCATCGAGGATTTGGGCGGGAAGTTCAACATCCGCGAAATCGCCTTTGACCGCTGGGGCGCGGTACAGATGGTACAGAACCTTGAGGGGCTGGGATTTACGGTTGTCCCGTTCGGGCAGGGCTTCAAGGATATGTCGCCCCCTACAAAGGAACTGATGAAGCTGACGCTGGAACAGCGTATCGCCCACGGCGGGCACCCCGTCCTGCGCTGGATGATGGACAACATCTATATCAAGACCGACCCGGCGGGCAACATCAAGCCCGACAAGGAAAAATCCACCGAGAAAATCGACGGCGCCGTAGCGACGATTATGGCGCTCGACCGGGCTATCCGCTGCGGTAATGACAACAGCGAGAGCGTTTACAACGAAAGGGGGTTACTGATCCTATGA